A genomic window from Calonectris borealis chromosome 26, bCalBor7.hap1.2, whole genome shotgun sequence includes:
- the DRAM2 gene encoding DNA damage-regulated autophagy modulator protein 2 isoform X1 produces MWWFQQGLSFLPVALVVWSAASFVFSYITAIVLHHVDPLVPYISDTGTIPPERCLFGIMLNISAFLGMATMYVRYKQVYALNPEKSKIVKLNKFGLTLGLMSCFGLCIIANFQKCILYYIHVVGACLTFGVGAIYMLVQTVLSYLMQPEVHSKDIFWIRLTTLLWCCSSIVSMFVSSVVLYSGLYGTNLVQKLHWDPQEKGYTAHIISTVSEWSLAFSFLSFFLTYIRDFQKISLRAVVSLHGQTLYNTPQSFVTDEQTLLVAGSI; encoded by the exons ATGTGGTGGTTTCAGCAAGGCCTCTCTTTCTTGCCTGTGGCTTTGGTTGTTTGGTCAGCTGCATCTTTTGTGTTTTCATACATTACTGCAATCGTCCTACACCACGTCGACCCTTTGGTGCCCTACATCAG TGATACAGGGACAATACCACCTGAAAGATGCTTATTTGGGATCATGttaaatatttcagctttcttgG GTATGGCTACCATGTATGTCCGTTATAAACAAGTTTACGCTTTGAATCCAGAGAAGTCCAAGATCGTCAAGCTTAATAAGTTTGGCCTTACACTAGGATTGATGAGCTGTTTTGGACTTTGCATTATTGCAAATTTCCAG AAGTGTATTCTGTACTACATACACGTGGTTGGAGCCTGCCTGACATTCGGAGTAGGGGCCATTTATATGCTGGTTCAGACCGTCCTATCCTACCTGATGCAGCCAGAAGTTCACAGCAAAGACATCTTTTGGATCCGTCTGACCACGTTACTCTGGTGTTGTTCGAGCATTGTGAGCA TGTTTGTTTCCTCAGTTGTCTTATACAGTGGCCTGTACGGAACGAATCTAGTGCAGAAGTTGCACTGGGACCCACAGGAAAAA GGCTACACAGCTCACATCATCAGTACCGTCTCAGAGTGGTCGTTAGCATTCTCCttcctcagctttttcctcaccTATATCCGTGACTTTCAG AAAATTTCCCTGCGCGCAGTTGTCAGCTTGCACGGACAAACCCTTTATAACACACCGCAGAGCTTTGTGACTGATGAGCAGACACTGCTGGTAGCGGGGAGCATCTAA
- the DRAM2 gene encoding DNA damage-regulated autophagy modulator protein 2 isoform X2, with protein MWWFQQGLSFLPVALVVWSAASFVFSYITAIVLHHVDPLVPYISDTGTIPPERCLFGIMLNISAFLGMATMYVRYKQVYALNPEKSKIVKLNKFGLTLGLMSCFGLCIIANFQKCILYYIHVVGACLTFGVGAIYMLVQTVLSYLMQPEVHSKDIFWIRLTTLLWCCSSIVSMFVSSVVLYSGLYGTNLVQKLHWDPQEKKISLRAVVSLHGQTLYNTPQSFVTDEQTLLVAGSI; from the exons ATGTGGTGGTTTCAGCAAGGCCTCTCTTTCTTGCCTGTGGCTTTGGTTGTTTGGTCAGCTGCATCTTTTGTGTTTTCATACATTACTGCAATCGTCCTACACCACGTCGACCCTTTGGTGCCCTACATCAG TGATACAGGGACAATACCACCTGAAAGATGCTTATTTGGGATCATGttaaatatttcagctttcttgG GTATGGCTACCATGTATGTCCGTTATAAACAAGTTTACGCTTTGAATCCAGAGAAGTCCAAGATCGTCAAGCTTAATAAGTTTGGCCTTACACTAGGATTGATGAGCTGTTTTGGACTTTGCATTATTGCAAATTTCCAG AAGTGTATTCTGTACTACATACACGTGGTTGGAGCCTGCCTGACATTCGGAGTAGGGGCCATTTATATGCTGGTTCAGACCGTCCTATCCTACCTGATGCAGCCAGAAGTTCACAGCAAAGACATCTTTTGGATCCGTCTGACCACGTTACTCTGGTGTTGTTCGAGCATTGTGAGCA TGTTTGTTTCCTCAGTTGTCTTATACAGTGGCCTGTACGGAACGAATCTAGTGCAGAAGTTGCACTGGGACCCACAGGAAAAA AAAATTTCCCTGCGCGCAGTTGTCAGCTTGCACGGACAAACCCTTTATAACACACCGCAGAGCTTTGTGACTGATGAGCAGACACTGCTGGTAGCGGGGAGCATCTAA